Part of the Bifidobacterium crudilactis genome is shown below.
GATACGGCGGGAACACAGGTATTGCCAGTGTCATGGCCGATTTCAGTACGGTTGCACAAGGATCATATGCAGCAAGTGGGACGACATCGGTTGCTGCGGATGAAGTTTTGTTGTTCGCGGAGGATGTAGTGACTCCTGGCGTACAGTTCGAAATTCCTAGATATTTTAGTTCGACTTGGGGTTGTACCAATAATTCTGGACCCTCATGCAACGTTTTTGATTGGGCAGGTATTGGTTCGTCGTATCAATCACAACTTGCTATTACCTCGACAGCGAATAACAGCATAGATGGCTATGGGACAAAAACAGATATCGTCGATTACAATTATTCCCCTATCGAGGTGTCACAGTTGCGTACGGCACCGATTGAGGGTGTTTGCACGGAGTCCCCGGCTGATGGATGTCTTAACGCCACCGCCCCAATCTTGAGTGATTCGAATTTTCAATACTCGGCATTCCCTCTATCTAGTGGTGATTTGGCTAAATATCTCGACCACACGACCGGGAATGATCATCAAAGCGACCCGAATTTGTCGTGTCCATCAGAGAATTGCGCAAATGAAACTGAAGGGTATTGGCTACGAACCGCTAATTACACGATGATTGTGGGATATTTTGTATTTGATGTGGAGCGGACGGGACATCCAGACGGCGGGGCGACGAATGAATCTGAGAACGGATTGCGTCCTGCTGTGCGAGTGCGTTTGGATAATCTGTTGTTGTCAGCGAACGGTATGAATCAAACCCAGGTTCTGTCCTCGTCAGATTCGTTGCGGTTGACGTTTGTGGATGGTGCAGCTGGTTCCTTGAGTAATGCATCGGCCGTGGCGGTGAAGAGCAGGTTGACGTTGTCTGGTTCGCATGGCTTGCAGGATGGTTTCGGGTTCAAACTTGTTGATCCTGCTGAACCTACGAAGGTTGTGGCGTCCGGGTTGTCGGCTTCTGGTGTGGTAGACGTGTCCGAGCTGCCGGGTGTGGTGTCTGGTAAGGCGTATGACGTGTATTGGTGGGGTCAGGAGAACGGGAGCGCGGATACTGGTTGGTCGAACAGGGCTACCGAGCCGCAGATGACATCGCTGACGTTCACGATTCCTTCCTATGGTATCGAGTTGACGGGTCGGTCTGATGGTGCGTTGACGGCGTACAGAATCGGTGAGTACAGGGATGAGGTGTTCGACCAGACTGGTGCGCTCAAGAGTGTGATGTTGAATACGCCGTCTGGCTTAGGCACGGTGTTGAAGGATACTGCCGAGTCTGCTGGTGGTGGTGATGTGGATGCGGATAATCCTGTTGGTTGGGTGGCGTCTCGGTGGCTTGGGTATCCGACTGACCCGTTGTCGGATGATGTGACTTCGGCGTTTAGCCCGTATGCGGGGAGTTTGCAGGTGTTCGCCCAGGAGTTGGCGAAGGATACCGGGGGTTTGGGTGCTTCTGCGGGGAGTCTGCCTGCTGGCACGTTCTCGACGCTGAGGACGGAGACGCTTACGGTGTCTGGTCCGGGCTTGTATCTGATCGTGGATTCGACGCAGTCGTCTGGTGGTTCTCTGCCGATTATCGTGGGGTCGAAGGTGTTCAACGAGGCGTTGGAGGATGTGGTCGAGGACGGGATGGTGGATTTCGCTGACGCGGGTGTGAAGGGCAAGCCTCGATTGGGTCAGGCCGTGTTGAAGACGAGCGTCACGGATGTGTCCAAGCGTGTGGTGAATGATGCGGGGTTGGATGGTTTCGATGTGGGCTCAGAGGTGGAGTTTGAGATTGCGTTGCGGGTGCCTGATTTGAGTGGGTTGTCTGGTGTCACGTATGACGCGTATGAGTTCAAGGTCGAGGACACGGCTGCACCCGGGTTGACGTTGCCTGCCGCGTCCGGGGTGAAAGTGTTGGTGGATGTGCCGTCGCCGGACACCGATGTGACGAATACGAGTGGGTTGTCTATCGGTGTGTCTGGTCAGATATTGACTGTAAACGGGTTGAAGGCCGTGTTCGCTGAGGATTCGGGTGGTCATGTGGCGAACATGGCCACGATTCCTGTGGGTTCCCTGATGCGCATCCGCTATGCGGCGGTGCTGAACACGGGCGCGTCGTTTTCCGCTCCCGGTGGTGGCGGGTTGGACCCGAATGAGAACACTGTGACGCTGACGCGTTCCACGAGCGACGGTGATACGGAGTCGAGGACCGCGTCGGCGAACGCGTATGCGTTCAAAGTGGACCTGGTGAAGGTGGACAAGGACGACACCTCGACAGCTCTTGGCGGCGCGAAGTTCGAGGTGAGTCGTGGCGGGCAGGCGCTCAAGTTCACGAAGGTGTCTGCTGGCGTGTATCGCTTGGATGCCTCGGGCGGTACCGAGGTGGTGACGCATACGGATGGCATGCTCACGTTGCTGGGTGTGGAGGCCCGTGAACTCTCCTTCAGGGAGACCCAGGCCCCGTCGGGCTACTTCACGGTGTCCGATTTCATGGTGGAGGTGGTGCCGGTGTGGAATGCGGATGCCAGCGAGGTGACGGTGGCCTCGTATCGCACCGGTGGCACGAACCTCGCGTATGTGTCTCAGGATGGGCGCAGCGTGACGGTGGCCGACCCGTCGAAGAGTCTGACGAACCTGCCGTACACGGGTGGCGTCGGCATCCTGCTCCTGCTGATTATCGGCGGCGTGTTCCTGGTGTTCGCGGTACGCCCGTACTACCTGTCCCACCGGGCCGAAGCCACCGCCAACATCCTCATATGAACCGTTCCGGACGCGGCGCAAAGAGATAACTGCACTAAAAGGACAGCTTTTCCGGTGAATTATTGCCGAATTGCTGTCCTTTTAGTGCAGTTATCTGGAACTCACGGGTGAAACTGTGCAAAGCAGCACACAAAGCCAGCAAATCAGAGTGCTTCGCGTGCTCATATGCACAGTTCTACTCATTCGCAGAAACGTGTCGCGTGCGCAACTACGGCACCGTATCAGCGATATGCGGGTGAATGTGGTCGCGTGGGTCTGGCGTATTACATGTATCGCCTAGGAGTGTGCGATACTAGATAGCGGTGGAACTGCAAAGCCACCACTAGCGATGGCGTCGATCCCCTTGCAACAGCCGCAATGAGCGTTTGCAAACGATGGTGTCCGCTTTCGCCTTAGATGACTTTTTTGTAGCCTGATGATGCAGCGCAGAGATGCGGCCACGGTGAGAGCGTGGTGTGAGAATGTATCGAAGGCCAGGATGACGGTACGTTGCAGCGTGCCGCAAGGAGCATTGTGCCCAAGGAACAGAACAACGGCCTCGGCAACGCTGACGCCAACAATATGAATGCCGATTCAGCAGGCAACGAATCCGTGAATGAAGCGAATTCGAACGCTGCTGCAGACTCCACGAATTCGGCGGCAACAGGAAGCAAACGACGCAGAACAGGACGACGCGTGGTGCGTGTGGCCGGGGCTGCAGGAGCCGCCGTGCCCGTTAAGGTCGAAGGTGCGCCGCATCCGAAGGCCGAACACGCGGAGAATTCCGACGCGACGCAGCAAGGCAGCCAGGCCGACGGAAACGACCGTCATAGTGAGGGGCAGGCAGAAGCTCATGCGTCAGAGCCGAAGCGTCGTAGGAGCCGTCGAAAGACCTCATCACAGGTAAACGCGGATAGCGATGCCGGGCGTAAAACCGATGCTCCATCAGCAGCGTCGGAGAGCAAGGATGATGAGCCCGGTCGTATCGATGCCACGGGCAGAAGCTCATCCAGACGAGGAAAAAGCGCACAGAATCCGACATCAGGACGGCAGGCGTCGTCTTCGAAGAGCCGGGCACGCGCCGATATCGTGGAATTTGAAGAGCCCGTCGTCGAAGATGAAGAGTCCCGTGGCAGGCGTCGTGGCCGTGGCCGCGCCCACGAGCAGCAGACCGAAGACCCGCAGGACCGCAGTCAGCGGGCCGCCAAGGCTGTCGATGCCATCAAATTCCTGCAAGTCGACACCGCACACTCCGCAGACAAGCAGACCGACCATAAGGCTTCGCACAGCAAGCCGATGATCTCCCCGCTGTTCCAAGAACCCGTTCTGCCTGCCGCATCCAGCCACCCAGTCGACACTGACCACAGCGACAGCGACGACACTGAGGAAAGCCCTAGCGCTTCACGAAGGGGTAACGCCAAACGAGGCAGGAATCACCGGCGTCATGAAACCACGATCGAAATCATCGAACGTGGAGGCAAGAGCATCCACGATTCAGCCGATGCCCGCGACTACGACTCGACGGAGAACACCGACGAGGACGACAACAGGGACGAGGAGCATTCCGGGCATTCACGCCGTTCTCGCAGAATGAACGCACAGGAACGTCGTGCCGCAGCCGAGGTCGGGCAGATTGAGGACGACCTCGAATACGACGAGATACCATACGACCCCATCGATGACGACACCCGTGCGGCCAAACGATCCAGACGTTCGCGTACACGTTCCTCCGAAGCTGAAGAAAACACCACACGTCATGCTCGGCACTCTGAGTCCGAGCAGGATGAAGAACAAGGCGATGGCAGAAAACACCGCTCGTACAGCAGAGACACGGATGACGATGACAATGATTCCACCGTCACACGTCGCCGTCGTCGCCGCCGCGGCAGCGTGAAGGCGTCGGAAGAGGAAAGCTCGGAGCAGAGCGGTTCGAAACGCTCGCGCAAGCAGCAGTACATCGATGAAATCACCAACATCGAAGGGTCCACCCGTCTCGAAGCAAAACGTCAGCGCCGTCGGGACAACCGTCGCGACCGTTCACGGCAGACGCAGCTCATAGAACAGGATTTCCTAGCACGCCGCGAGAACGTCGACCGGGCCATGGTGGTGCGCGAAAAGGAACAGCACACCCAGATTTCGGTTGTCGAAGACAACATACTGGTGGAACATTACGTCTCGGACATCCAGGAAGTGGCCACGGTAGGCAACATCTATCTCGGTCGCGTGCAGAACGTCCTGCCGAGCATGGAAGCCGCCTTCGTGGACATCGGGCAGGCCCGCAACGGCGTGCTGTACGCCGGTGAGGTCAACTGGGACAGCGCACGTCTTGACGGACAGCCTCGCCGCATCGAACTGGCGTTCAAATCCGGTGACCCTGTGCTCGTGCAGGTCACCAAAGACCCCATCGGGCATAAGGGCGCACGCCTGACTTCACAGGTGACGCTCGCAGGCCGCTTCCTCGTGTTGGTCCCCTCGGGAGGCATGACCGGCGTCAGCCGCAAGCTGTCCGAGCATGAACGTTCACGCCTCAAGGGCATCGTCACCAAGATCGCGCCCAAGGATATGGGTGTCATCATCCGTACGGCTGCCGATCACGCCAGCGAGGAAGCCATCACCAAAGACCTCGAAAACCTGGTGAGGCAGTGGGAAAGCGTCGAAAGCAAGCGCGACTCGGCGAAGAACCATAAGAAGCCGAAACTCCTCAAGGGAGAACCGGATGTGGCCATCCGCGTCGTGCGCGATATTTTCAACGATGACTTCAACGAACTCATCGTCGAAGGCGACAAGGTCTACGAACGAATCAGCGAATATCTCGATTCGATGGCTCCCGACTTGCGCGAGAAACTCACCAAGTGGGACCCGGCGGACCATGAGGGAGCAGATGTATTCGACCGTTGGCAGATTGACGGACAGTTGCGTAAAGGCATGGAACGTCAGGTGTATCTGCCCAGCGGAGGCTCGCTGGTCATCGACCGTACCGAAGCCATGACCACCATCGACGTCAACACAGGACGCTTCATCGGCAAAGGCAAGTCCCTTGAGGAAACGGTTACGCGCTGCAACCTCGAAGCCTCCGAGGAAATCGCCCGACAGCTCAGGCTCAGAGATATCGGCGGCATGGTCATGATTGATTACGTGGACATGGTGATGCAGGCCAACCGTGACCTCGTGCTGCGACGCCTGGTCGAATGCCTTGCACGAGACCGGACCAAGCATCAGGTCGCCGAAGTGACCTCCCTCGGTTTGGTGCAGATGACACGCAAACGCGTCGGCCAGGGGCTTGTGGAGGCCTTCTCCGAGGAGTGCCCGACCTGCAAGGGACGTGGCTTCATTCTCCATGACGAGCCGACCATTTCCGCGTCGTCTGACGACCCGTATGCGGTGAAGGGTGGAGACCCCTTCATCAAGTCGACTCCCAAGCACCATGCGCAGCCCAAGGACAGCGCGGCCCCCAAGGGTTCGTCCCCTGACGTCAAGGCCAAGCTGGCAAAGATTGCTGCTGCGGCTCAGTCGTCATCGGAGGATGCCGACTGAACCGCAGCCTTCGCGCCCGTGGGGGCGCTCACCACACCTCAGTCAGGCACACCGTGCCTGTCTGTTGACGGTGTGGTGGCTCAGTCGTCATCGGAGGATGCCGACTGAACCGCAGCCTTCGCGCCCGTGGGGTCGCTCACCACACCTCAGTCAGGCACGCTGTACCTGTCTGTTGACGGTGTGGCGGCTCAGTCGTCATCGGAGGATGCCGACTGAACCGCAGATAACTGCACTAAAAGGACAGCAATATGGTAAAAAATTCTCCGGAAAGCTGTCCTTTTAGTGCAGTTATCCGCGTGAATGCTATCTGTGACCATCGTATTCACGACGAAACCTCCGGCGAAGTACGTCCGCTCGAAACCGTGCCCGGTCAGCTGCGCAGTTTCTTCCTGACTGCTTTGAGATAGTTCATTTTGAATGCTCTTGCATTGCCGAAGATTTTGAGGTCCGTGGCGGTCTGTGTGTTGGCAGCGTATTTTAAGGCAGTCAGTTCCAATGTGCACAACAGGTCGGCCGACTGCTCCAGACGATAATCCCTGACACAAGTCTCGCGGTAGACGATTGCCTCTTTCGACAACGCGTAACTGATGGAGCTTTTCAACGCGTCGGTGACGACCTGCTGCCCGTTGTCGTAATACACTTTGACGGTTCCGTAGGTTTGGAAACGTTCGAGATGGGAGAGCAGATAGTCGGCGAGATCACGTTTCAGTTGCGCCTCGAAACGTTGTCTGTTGTCATCGAACTCGCTTTTCTTGTGGGCGAAGGTGACATAGGTGAAGGGCATGTTCCTCACCAGCGTAAGAAACGCCACCAACAGGCGCTTGCGTTCCCGCATCTGCATGCCCTCGTA
Proteins encoded:
- a CDS encoding isopeptide-forming domain-containing fimbrial protein; protein product: MSANGMNQTQVLSSSDSLRLTFVDGAAGSLSNASAVAVKSRLTLSGSHGLQDGFGFKLVDPAEPTKVVASGLSASGVVDVSELPGVVSGKAYDVYWWGQENGSADTGWSNRATEPQMTSLTFTIPSYGIELTGRSDGALTAYRIGEYRDEVFDQTGALKSVMLNTPSGLGTVLKDTAESAGGGDVDADNPVGWVASRWLGYPTDPLSDDVTSAFSPYAGSLQVFAQELAKDTGGLGASAGSLPAGTFSTLRTETLTVSGPGLYLIVDSTQSSGGSLPIIVGSKVFNEALEDVVEDGMVDFADAGVKGKPRLGQAVLKTSVTDVSKRVVNDAGLDGFDVGSEVEFEIALRVPDLSGLSGVTYDAYEFKVEDTAAPGLTLPAASGVKVLVDVPSPDTDVTNTSGLSIGVSGQILTVNGLKAVFAEDSGGHVANMATIPVGSLMRIRYAAVLNTGASFSAPGGGGLDPNENTVTLTRSTSDGDTESRTASANAYAFKVDLVKVDKDDTSTALGGAKFEVSRGGQALKFTKVSAGVYRLDASGGTEVVTHTDGMLTLLGVEARELSFRETQAPSGYFTVSDFMVEVVPVWNADASEVTVASYRTGGTNLAYVSQDGRSVTVADPSKSLTNLPYTGGVGILLLLIIGGVFLVFAVRPYYLSHRAEATANILI
- a CDS encoding Rne/Rng family ribonuclease; the protein is MPKEQNNGLGNADANNMNADSAGNESVNEANSNAAADSTNSAATGSKRRRTGRRVVRVAGAAGAAVPVKVEGAPHPKAEHAENSDATQQGSQADGNDRHSEGQAEAHASEPKRRRSRRKTSSQVNADSDAGRKTDAPSAASESKDDEPGRIDATGRSSSRRGKSAQNPTSGRQASSSKSRARADIVEFEEPVVEDEESRGRRRGRGRAHEQQTEDPQDRSQRAAKAVDAIKFLQVDTAHSADKQTDHKASHSKPMISPLFQEPVLPAASSHPVDTDHSDSDDTEESPSASRRGNAKRGRNHRRHETTIEIIERGGKSIHDSADARDYDSTENTDEDDNRDEEHSGHSRRSRRMNAQERRAAAEVGQIEDDLEYDEIPYDPIDDDTRAAKRSRRSRTRSSEAEENTTRHARHSESEQDEEQGDGRKHRSYSRDTDDDDNDSTVTRRRRRRRGSVKASEEESSEQSGSKRSRKQQYIDEITNIEGSTRLEAKRQRRRDNRRDRSRQTQLIEQDFLARRENVDRAMVVREKEQHTQISVVEDNILVEHYVSDIQEVATVGNIYLGRVQNVLPSMEAAFVDIGQARNGVLYAGEVNWDSARLDGQPRRIELAFKSGDPVLVQVTKDPIGHKGARLTSQVTLAGRFLVLVPSGGMTGVSRKLSEHERSRLKGIVTKIAPKDMGVIIRTAADHASEEAITKDLENLVRQWESVESKRDSAKNHKKPKLLKGEPDVAIRVVRDIFNDDFNELIVEGDKVYERISEYLDSMAPDLREKLTKWDPADHEGADVFDRWQIDGQLRKGMERQVYLPSGGSLVIDRTEAMTTIDVNTGRFIGKGKSLEETVTRCNLEASEEIARQLRLRDIGGMVMIDYVDMVMQANRDLVLRRLVECLARDRTKHQVAEVTSLGLVQMTRKRVGQGLVEAFSEECPTCKGRGFILHDEPTISASSDDPYAVKGGDPFIKSTPKHHAQPKDSAAPKGSSPDVKAKLAKIAAAAQSSSEDAD